A stretch of the Enterobacteriaceae endosymbiont of Donacia proxima genome encodes the following:
- the sbcB gene encoding exodeoxyribonuclease I, which translates to MLKKKKLKFNFLFYDYETFGLNPKKDRIAQFACIRTDINLNIIHKPVVLYCKLPSDYLPDPKSIIIHHINPYMVNLKGFQENTFANYIHDIFLHPNTCIVGYNNLSFDDEFSKFLFYRNFYDPYSWFWKNNNSRWDILNLVRACYVLRPNGIFWPKMNKIPIFNLEKIAKLNHILSNKVHDALSDVYTTISITKLIKNKQPLLFKYFFKYRCKKELIKIINLSKIQILIHISNLYKNKDNNINCITPLFWHPQNKNILVTFNLIKNVNYFLHIFKKKNQLYQKYIFSYIQFINLNKVPLLLPFNFLKQTDFNRLKFNNLFYINNFILLQKNFLKIKKIIENFIFYFTTKYIETNIYNVDKQLYHNFFSNEDLLKFKKIHNKKFNFLNKISFKDKRANILLFKYKARNFPMELNIIEQKTWNIYQKNIFNQKFLQNYIYKIQKLLEKNSCNKKNLTLKKLLKYVKSHFNIKT; encoded by the coding sequence ATGTTAAAGAAAAAAAAATTAAAATTTAATTTTTTATTTTATGATTATGAAACTTTTGGTTTAAATCCTAAAAAAGATAGAATTGCCCAGTTTGCTTGTATACGAACTGATATTAATTTGAATATTATTCATAAACCTGTAGTTCTTTACTGTAAATTACCTAGTGATTATTTACCTGACCCAAAATCAATTATAATACATCATATAAATCCATATATGGTAAATTTAAAAGGATTCCAAGAAAATACATTTGCAAATTACATTCATGATATATTTTTACATCCTAATACTTGTATTGTTGGATATAACAATCTTTCTTTTGATGATGAATTTAGTAAATTTCTATTTTATCGAAATTTTTATGATCCATATAGTTGGTTTTGGAAAAATAATAATAGTAGATGGGATATACTTAATTTAGTTAGAGCATGTTACGTATTAAGACCTAATGGAATTTTTTGGCCTAAAATGAATAAAATTCCTATTTTTAATCTTGAAAAGATAGCGAAATTAAATCATATATTATCAAATAAAGTTCATGATGCATTATCTGATGTATATACTACAATATCTATTACAAAATTAATTAAAAATAAACAACCATTATTATTTAAATATTTTTTTAAATATAGATGTAAAAAAGAATTAATAAAAATTATAAATTTATCAAAAATTCAAATTTTAATTCATATTAGTAATCTTTATAAAAATAAAGATAATAATATAAATTGTATAACTCCATTATTTTGGCATCCACAAAATAAAAATATATTAGTTACTTTTAATTTAATAAAAAATGTAAATTATTTTTTACATATTTTTAAAAAAAAAAACCAATTATATCAAAAATATATTTTTTCATATATACAGTTTATTAACTTAAATAAAGTTCCTTTATTATTACCATTTAATTTTCTGAAACAAACAGATTTTAATCGTTTAAAATTTAATAATTTATTTTATATAAATAATTTTATTTTATTACAAAAAAATTTTTTAAAAATAAAAAAAATTATAGAAAATTTTATATTTTATTTTACTACAAAATATATTGAAACCAATATTTATAATGTTGATAAACAATTATATCATAATTTTTTTTCTAATGAAGATCTTTTAAAATTTAAAAAAATACATAATAAAAAATTTAATTTTTTAAATAAAATATCTTTTAAAGATAAAAGAGCTAATATTTTATTATTTAAATATAAAGCAAGAAACTTTCCTATGGAATTAAATATAATAGAACAAAAAACATGGAATATATATCAAAAAAATATATTTAATCAAAAATTTCTTCAAAATTATATATATAAAATTCAAAAACTTTTAGAAAAAAATTCTTGTAATAAAAAAAATTTAACTTTAAAAAAATTACTTAAATATGTTAAAAGTCATTTTAATATAAAAACATAA